A window from Chlamydia gallinacea 08-1274/3 encodes these proteins:
- a CDS encoding SufD family Fe-S cluster assembly protein, whose amino-acid sequence MLGSLEHSSPVVKDSSVHQAAQACWYRHANTEELKDFFRWFSWIKDISLSPEKYYLAHGALETAKQQWLHHHYSLSAECILINGKYEASLSQLPDGVLAMSLGEAQSVFSNLLRVYDIDEQPLAFFNAVCAHDFGVVIYVPEDLQISEVLSIRHVCFPLSHDDRVIYSPKIVLIIGKRASCNVHISHHTERNSGVMESFTVVNGVTEIFVSEEAEVALTMCSKYVKEERVSWSHTVTVEKQGACSIQYDLLEDVQGIGWFDNTFSLVGARAYGEALVSILSPRNTWMRNRVHHHAESTMSQQLIKSILHSGSFSFSGGIHISSQGIFSDAYQKHDTLLLSDQASVTTFPRLEILTDDVKASHGATVGPLDRQQMFYMQSRGMTREEAQRKLVQGFLMIQPSLKFFPKLAAQKQQEDSRGVSVDIM is encoded by the coding sequence GGTTCATTAGAACATAGTTCTCCTGTTGTGAAAGATTCTTCTGTACATCAAGCTGCTCAAGCGTGTTGGTATCGCCATGCAAATACTGAGGAGCTTAAGGACTTCTTTCGTTGGTTTTCTTGGATAAAGGATATATCGTTATCTCCGGAGAAGTACTATTTAGCTCACGGAGCTTTAGAAACGGCAAAACAACAATGGTTACACCATCATTATTCTTTATCTGCGGAATGTATATTGATTAATGGAAAATATGAAGCTTCGCTTTCCCAGTTACCGGATGGGGTTCTTGCTATGTCTTTAGGGGAGGCACAATCGGTATTTTCTAATTTACTTCGTGTATATGATATTGATGAGCAACCTCTGGCTTTTTTTAATGCTGTCTGTGCTCATGATTTCGGGGTTGTTATTTATGTCCCCGAAGATTTGCAGATAAGTGAAGTACTGAGTATTCGTCATGTGTGTTTTCCCCTATCTCATGATGATAGGGTGATTTATTCTCCAAAGATTGTTTTAATTATAGGAAAGCGGGCAAGCTGCAATGTTCATATATCTCATCATACAGAGCGTAACAGCGGAGTGATGGAGAGTTTTACTGTTGTCAATGGTGTCACGGAAATTTTTGTATCAGAAGAAGCAGAAGTTGCCCTAACGATGTGCTCTAAATATGTCAAAGAAGAAAGAGTTAGCTGGTCTCATACAGTTACTGTAGAGAAGCAAGGAGCCTGTTCTATACAGTATGATCTGTTAGAAGATGTTCAGGGGATTGGCTGGTTTGACAATACGTTTTCTTTGGTTGGTGCGCGCGCATATGGGGAAGCTTTAGTTTCTATTCTGTCTCCTAGGAATACATGGATGCGGAATCGTGTGCATCATCATGCCGAGTCGACTATGTCACAACAATTAATTAAGTCTATTTTACATTCCGGCAGCTTTTCTTTTTCCGGAGGGATTCATATATCTTCTCAAGGAATATTTTCCGATGCTTATCAGAAACATGATACGTTATTGCTTAGTGACCAAGCTTCGGTAACAACATTTCCAAGATTGGAAATTCTCACTGATGATGTAAAGGCTTCTCATGGAGCTACAGTGGGGCCTTTGGATCGACAACAGATGTTTTATATGCAATCGCGAGGAATGACTCGTGAAGAAGCCCAGAGAAAATTGGTCCAGGGATTTTTAATGATACAGCCCTCCTTAAAGTTCTTCCCCAAGCTTGCAGCTCAGAAACAACAAGAAGATAGTAGGGGTGTGAGTGTTGACATTATGTAA
- a CDS encoding SufS family cysteine desulfurase, producing MPYIYLDSAATTHKPQQVIDAITHFYSVDYATVNRNVYSSSRLVTENYTAVRNKVSQWIHAAHDDEIVFTRGTTAALNLLALSANDVLIPSGGCVLVSEAEHHANVLSWEIACRRRGSQVKKISVDDFGYIDLNHLESLLQEGASFVSIAHVSNVTGAVQPLKEISHLVHRYGAYLAVDGAQGVVHAPIHVVHDDIDFYAFSSHKMYGPTGVGVLYGKRELLHKLPPVEGGGDMVVVYDSNSPEYYPAPLKFEAGTPPIASVLGFGAALDYLQNVLVEDVSLLYQHEEDLICDLYAQLMEIPEIRILGPGFRQPRGALISFRIAGAHPLDIGCLLDLQGIAVRSGHQCSQPAMQRWSVGHVLRVSLGIYNDQQDISIFITALQDVLEKIRV from the coding sequence ATGCCCTATATTTATTTAGACTCTGCGGCAACTACGCATAAACCTCAGCAAGTTATTGATGCTATTACACATTTTTATAGTGTGGATTACGCAACTGTAAATCGTAATGTATACAGTTCTTCGCGATTAGTTACAGAAAACTACACTGCAGTACGGAATAAGGTGAGTCAATGGATTCATGCGGCTCATGATGATGAGATTGTTTTTACACGAGGAACAACAGCGGCATTAAATTTACTCGCGTTGTCTGCTAATGATGTCCTAATTCCTTCAGGTGGCTGTGTTTTAGTTTCTGAGGCTGAGCATCATGCGAACGTTTTGTCTTGGGAAATTGCTTGTCGTCGTCGCGGATCTCAAGTTAAAAAAATCTCTGTCGATGATTTTGGTTACATTGATTTAAATCATTTGGAGTCTTTACTCCAGGAAGGAGCATCTTTTGTTAGTATAGCGCATGTAAGTAACGTAACTGGAGCTGTACAACCGTTAAAAGAAATTTCTCATCTTGTTCATCGCTATGGGGCATATCTAGCTGTTGATGGTGCTCAGGGAGTAGTACACGCTCCTATTCATGTTGTACATGATGATATTGATTTCTATGCGTTTTCTTCTCATAAAATGTATGGCCCTACGGGAGTAGGTGTCCTCTATGGAAAAAGAGAATTACTCCATAAGCTTCCTCCTGTAGAGGGGGGCGGGGACATGGTTGTTGTGTATGATAGCAATTCCCCGGAGTATTATCCTGCGCCTCTTAAATTTGAAGCTGGAACACCCCCCATAGCCTCTGTTTTAGGCTTTGGGGCTGCTTTGGATTATTTACAAAATGTATTAGTAGAAGATGTTTCTTTATTGTATCAACATGAAGAAGATTTAATCTGTGATCTTTATGCACAATTAATGGAAATCCCAGAAATTCGCATTCTTGGTCCTGGTTTTAGACAGCCTCGAGGAGCTTTGATTAGTTTTAGAATAGCAGGAGCACACCCTTTAGATATAGGGTGTTTATTGGATCTGCAAGGGATAGCAGTTCGTTCGGGACATCAATGCTCACAGCCTGCGATGCAGAGATGGAGCGTAGGCCACGTGCTCAGGGTCTCTTTAGGAATATATAATGACCAGCAAGATATTTCTATCTTTATAACAGCTTTACAAGATGTTTTAGAAAAAATTCGTGTATAA
- a CDS encoding polysaccharide deacetylase family protein, protein MFIVLAFRQVCFSKEAALLKKFYRYLLFLKHTYSLALPGSLKRRFSVILTFDHASVDFYSHVFPFLQEHNIPAVVGIAWRYVANNSASSLPLDHRLAPSDTLAFQDEVFASHQPFCSQQELQVIAASPNILLASSGFAMRNLRHSPPYLTTEIFLSKFSIKTALGKTPIGFFYPFGKYDSSSMQVVKKYYPFSFILGNSVNRNAKQHNIYRVDIKLSHEKLPKFLLKPQYLKNWIIDRYRQRRAKT, encoded by the coding sequence ATGTTTATTGTTCTTGCCTTCCGTCAGGTTTGTTTTTCAAAAGAGGCTGCTCTCCTTAAGAAATTCTACAGATATTTACTATTCCTTAAACATACCTATTCTTTAGCTCTTCCCGGTAGCCTAAAGCGACGATTTTCTGTTATCTTAACTTTTGATCATGCTTCTGTAGACTTCTACTCTCATGTTTTTCCCTTCCTTCAAGAGCACAACATTCCCGCAGTTGTAGGTATTGCGTGGAGATACGTCGCCAATAATTCTGCATCTTCCCTCCCCTTAGATCATCGCTTGGCCCCTAGCGATACGCTAGCTTTCCAAGATGAAGTGTTTGCTTCTCACCAACCTTTCTGCTCACAACAAGAACTGCAAGTCATCGCTGCATCTCCCAATATACTACTCGCTTCTTCAGGATTTGCGATGCGTAACTTACGTCACTCTCCGCCTTATTTAACAACAGAAATTTTTCTTTCTAAGTTTTCTATTAAAACTGCCTTAGGTAAAACACCTATAGGTTTCTTTTATCCTTTTGGTAAATATGATTCTTCTTCTATGCAAGTTGTGAAAAAATACTATCCATTTTCTTTCATACTTGGAAATTCAGTAAACAGAAACGCTAAACAACATAATATCTATCGTGTAGATATTAAGCTCTCTCATGAGAAACTGCCTAAATTCCTCTTAAAACCCCAGTATTTAAAAAATTGGATAATAGATAGATATCGCCAAAGGCGTGCAAAAACATGA
- a CDS encoding ParB/RepB/Spo0J family partition protein, with the protein MSGVINKDAIIEVSIDDIRVSPFQPRRVFSEEELQELVVSLKAVGLIHPPVVREIRNGDRVLYYELIAGERRWRALQLAGYTTIPVILKQVVADDIAAEATLIENIQRVNLNPMEMAEAFKKLITVFGLTQDKVASRVGKKRSTVANYLRLFSLSKAIQQSLHAGEITLGHAKVLLTIEDPQLRELLNTRIIQQRLAVREAEQEAKKLLSGESFSESKRKENTQEIPTQYDKIQKRLSQSLGYKVTVKYHGSRPCVTFHVPDEEQFQQLANIVLKDR; encoded by the coding sequence GTGAGTGGAGTTATCAACAAAGATGCCATTATTGAGGTGTCTATAGACGATATTCGAGTAAGTCCCTTTCAGCCGCGTCGCGTGTTTTCAGAAGAGGAACTTCAAGAATTAGTTGTTTCTTTGAAAGCTGTAGGTTTGATCCATCCTCCTGTAGTGCGAGAGATTCGTAATGGAGATCGCGTGCTTTATTATGAATTGATTGCTGGAGAACGACGATGGAGGGCCTTACAGTTAGCAGGATATACCACAATACCAGTGATTCTTAAGCAAGTAGTTGCTGATGATATTGCTGCTGAAGCTACTCTCATTGAAAATATCCAACGGGTGAATTTAAATCCTATGGAAATGGCAGAGGCTTTTAAGAAACTCATTACGGTATTTGGTTTAACTCAAGATAAAGTAGCCAGTCGTGTAGGGAAAAAACGCTCAACAGTAGCTAATTATTTACGTTTGTTTTCTTTGTCCAAGGCTATCCAACAAAGCCTTCATGCAGGGGAAATTACTTTAGGACATGCTAAAGTATTACTTACTATAGAGGATCCCCAATTACGCGAGCTTCTAAATACACGGATTATTCAACAACGTCTTGCTGTCCGTGAGGCTGAGCAGGAAGCTAAAAAGCTTTTATCAGGAGAATCTTTCTCTGAATCTAAGCGTAAGGAGAATACGCAAGAAATTCCTACACAATATGATAAAATACAAAAGCGTTTGAGTCAGTCTTTAGGTTATAAAGTCACAGTGAAATATCACGGTAGTCGACCTTGTGTAACATTTCATGTCCCAGATGAAGAACAGTTTCAGCAATTAGCTAATATAGTATTGAAAGACCGCTAG
- a CDS encoding oligopeptide/dipeptide ABC transporter ATP-binding protein: MNKPFPLVQVDQIKKYYYKRSFGFRKKILTTKAIDNISFSIPAGKIIGLIGESGSGKTTLALALAGLLPLTSGYMSFNNLPIQLQSKQDLKRLRSYVRMVFQNPQASLNPRKTIFDSLGHALIYHRIIAKEHVTSVVEESLNRVGLSAEYFYRYPHQLSGGQQQRVSIARALLGAPKLMICDEVVSALDVSMQAQILKMLADLQKELQMSYLFISHDLAVVRSFCSEVIIMYKGKIVESGPTESIFSHPRHPYTQMLLDSRLPDLPEHRNTQNKSCIQPPFQEEPITSGCMFYPRCSKRSNSCLQEPIPKHITHGKHAYHCIHAPEKTEKS; the protein is encoded by the coding sequence ATGAATAAACCTTTTCCTTTAGTGCAAGTTGACCAAATAAAAAAATATTATTACAAACGCTCCTTTGGATTTAGAAAAAAAATATTAACCACAAAAGCTATTGATAATATTTCTTTCTCTATTCCTGCAGGGAAAATTATTGGTCTAATCGGAGAATCAGGGTCGGGGAAAACAACGCTTGCTCTTGCGCTTGCGGGCCTTTTACCTTTAACCTCGGGGTATATGTCATTCAACAATCTCCCGATACAACTGCAGTCTAAGCAAGACTTAAAACGATTACGTTCTTACGTACGGATGGTTTTCCAAAATCCTCAAGCTTCATTAAACCCTAGAAAAACTATTTTTGATAGTTTAGGACATGCTCTCATATACCACCGTATTATCGCGAAAGAACATGTGACATCAGTTGTTGAGGAATCCTTGAATCGTGTAGGGCTGTCTGCAGAGTATTTTTACCGTTATCCTCACCAACTCTCTGGTGGCCAACAACAACGTGTCTCTATAGCACGAGCCCTATTAGGAGCACCTAAGCTTATGATATGCGATGAGGTGGTCTCTGCTTTAGATGTATCTATGCAAGCGCAAATCTTAAAAATGCTAGCTGATTTACAAAAAGAACTCCAAATGAGCTATTTATTTATTTCTCATGATCTCGCTGTTGTACGCTCATTTTGTTCTGAAGTCATCATTATGTATAAAGGAAAAATTGTCGAATCAGGACCAACAGAAAGCATCTTTTCCCATCCTCGCCATCCCTATACACAAATGTTACTAGACTCTCGACTTCCTGATCTTCCTGAACACCGAAATACCCAAAATAAATCCTGCATACAGCCTCCATTCCAAGAAGAACCAATAACTTCAGGATGTATGTTCTATCCCCGCTGTTCTAAACGCTCTAACTCTTGTCTTCAAGAACCCATTCCTAAGCACATAACCCACGGGAAACATGCATATCATTGCATTCATGCTCCTGAGAAAACAGAGAAGTCCTAA
- a CDS encoding ABC transporter ATP-binding protein: protein MISPILQVKNLTVHLNQRRVQYPLVESLSFDLYPGRTLAIIGESGSGKSVTAQALMQLLPTPLFSLSGNVVFQETELLSASRKELQAIFGTKMAMIFQNPHTSLNPVFTIGKQFQELLDTHLHLSRQAGREKIIQALVDTGFHHPELCLNLYPHQLSGGMLQRISIAMALLSSPEIVIADEPTTALDVSVQYQILQLLKKLQNKLGMSLLIITHDMGVVAEMADDVLVLYAGKMVEYASVYDIFHHPRHPYTQDLLASRPSAKEKTFRTIPGQPPCYDSLPSGCCYSPRCLKTYPKCTLKPPPLHNINTNHKVRCWLYE, encoded by the coding sequence ATGATTTCACCCATCTTACAAGTTAAAAATCTTACAGTACATTTAAACCAACGACGCGTACAGTATCCCCTAGTTGAATCCCTATCGTTTGATCTTTATCCAGGAAGAACCCTAGCCATTATCGGAGAATCAGGATCGGGGAAATCTGTAACAGCACAAGCCTTAATGCAATTATTACCCACACCTTTATTTTCTTTATCAGGAAATGTTGTTTTTCAAGAAACAGAGTTATTATCTGCCTCTCGAAAAGAATTGCAAGCCATTTTTGGCACAAAAATGGCTATGATTTTTCAAAATCCTCATACTTCATTAAATCCTGTATTTACCATAGGCAAACAATTTCAAGAACTCCTTGACACCCACTTACACCTTTCTCGCCAAGCAGGGCGAGAAAAAATTATCCAAGCCCTAGTGGATACAGGATTTCACCATCCGGAGCTTTGTTTAAACCTCTACCCTCACCAGCTTTCTGGAGGCATGTTGCAAAGAATATCCATAGCGATGGCTCTGCTTTCCTCTCCTGAAATTGTTATTGCTGATGAACCTACAACAGCTCTAGATGTTTCTGTGCAATACCAAATCCTACAACTATTAAAAAAATTACAAAACAAACTAGGGATGAGCTTACTCATTATCACCCATGACATGGGTGTCGTTGCAGAAATGGCTGACGACGTTTTAGTACTGTATGCTGGAAAAATGGTGGAATATGCTTCTGTTTACGATATATTCCACCATCCCCGCCATCCCTATACTCAGGACCTCCTTGCCTCCCGCCCCTCGGCAAAAGAAAAGACATTTAGAACCATTCCTGGGCAGCCCCCATGTTACGATAGCCTGCCTTCTGGATGTTGTTATTCCCCACGTTGTTTAAAAACCTACCCTAAATGCACTCTAAAGCCACCTCCTCTCCATAACATAAATACAAATCATAAAGTGAGGTGTTGGTTATATGAATAA
- a CDS encoding TIGR00153 family protein encodes MQTLARLFGQSPFAPLQAHLEVVAFCVRQMLPMFLALRDQDYPQVHALAKTISDKEYQADCIKNDMRNHLPVGLFMPISRAGILEIISIQDSIADTTEDVAILLTVRELRFYPEFESVFSQFLHKSVETFDFIMAVIQEFNKLLESSFGGRKADKVRFLVSRVAKAEHECDVIQRQLMQIFFSDEFAISTKEFYLWLQIIKRVASISNSSEKLAYRINMTLEEK; translated from the coding sequence ATGCAAACTCTTGCTCGCTTATTTGGCCAATCTCCTTTTGCTCCTTTGCAAGCGCATTTAGAAGTAGTTGCATTTTGTGTTCGGCAGATGTTGCCGATGTTTCTTGCTTTGCGTGACCAAGATTATCCACAAGTCCATGCTCTTGCTAAGACGATTTCAGATAAAGAATACCAGGCGGATTGTATCAAAAATGATATGCGTAACCATCTTCCCGTAGGCTTATTCATGCCTATATCTCGGGCAGGAATTTTAGAAATTATTTCTATTCAGGATAGTATTGCGGATACGACTGAAGATGTCGCGATTTTGCTTACTGTCAGGGAGTTGCGTTTTTATCCTGAATTTGAATCCGTCTTTTCTCAATTTTTACATAAAAGTGTAGAAACTTTTGATTTTATTATGGCCGTTATCCAAGAATTCAATAAATTGCTTGAAAGCTCCTTCGGGGGACGTAAAGCGGATAAAGTCCGTTTTTTAGTTAGTCGTGTAGCAAAAGCAGAGCATGAATGTGATGTAATTCAGCGTCAGCTGATGCAAATTTTCTTTTCAGATGAATTTGCAATTTCTACAAAGGAGTTTTACTTGTGGTTGCAAATCATTAAGCGTGTAGCGAGTATCTCGAATAGTTCAGAAAAACTTGCTTATCGCATTAACATGACGTTAGAAGAAAAGTAA
- a CDS encoding inorganic phosphate transporter translates to MLALVIFVLLCGFYTSWNIGANDVANAVGPSVGSGVLTLRQAVIVAIIFEFLGALFLGNRVAGTIESHIVSVSDPLIASGDYVYGMTGALLATGVWLQLASYFGWPVSTTHSIVGAVIGFGLVLGKGTVIYWGSIGTIVISWILSPVLGGCIAYLVFSFIRKRILYRGDPVQAILRIAPFLVAFVIIVLGVIIVCGGLITRFVPYAWALGIVFFLGGLSYMLMFGYVHTSRCSYISDSPKVGSLVYRLKKCGGNYGRKYLVVERIFAYLQIIIACFMAFAHGSNDVANAIAPVAGVLRQLYPQMYSSYTLFGLMIFGGIGLIIGLSIWGWRVIETIGCKITELTPSRGFSVGLGAAITIALASALGLPISTTHVVVGAVLGIGLARGIHAINLNIIKDIIMSWFITLPAGAILSILFFFALRVLFH, encoded by the coding sequence ATGCTTGCTCTAGTCATTTTTGTTCTTTTATGCGGTTTTTATACCTCATGGAATATAGGCGCAAATGATGTAGCAAATGCTGTGGGGCCTAGTGTGGGTTCTGGAGTATTAACTCTACGACAAGCAGTAATTGTTGCGATTATTTTTGAATTTTTAGGAGCTTTATTTCTTGGTAACCGCGTTGCAGGAACCATAGAGAGCCACATTGTCTCGGTTTCTGATCCTTTAATTGCGTCTGGAGACTATGTTTATGGAATGACAGGCGCTTTACTTGCCACGGGAGTTTGGCTACAGCTAGCCTCGTATTTCGGATGGCCTGTATCAACAACGCATTCTATAGTTGGGGCAGTTATAGGCTTTGGACTTGTTTTAGGAAAAGGAACTGTCATTTATTGGGGATCTATAGGGACAATTGTCATTAGTTGGATATTATCGCCTGTGCTAGGGGGATGTATTGCTTATCTTGTTTTTTCTTTTATACGAAAACGTATCCTGTATCGAGGAGATCCTGTTCAAGCTATCTTACGTATCGCACCTTTTCTGGTAGCTTTTGTCATTATTGTGTTAGGAGTCATTATCGTTTGTGGAGGATTAATCACACGTTTTGTTCCCTATGCCTGGGCATTAGGTATTGTCTTCTTTTTGGGAGGATTAAGTTACATGCTTATGTTTGGCTATGTACATACTTCTCGGTGTTCTTATATTTCTGATTCTCCTAAGGTAGGGAGCTTAGTGTATCGCCTAAAAAAGTGTGGCGGTAATTATGGAAGAAAATATTTGGTTGTTGAAAGAATTTTTGCTTATTTACAAATTATCATTGCTTGTTTCATGGCATTTGCTCATGGTTCTAATGATGTTGCCAATGCTATAGCTCCTGTAGCTGGGGTATTGCGCCAGCTCTATCCTCAAATGTACTCTTCTTATACATTGTTTGGGTTAATGATATTTGGTGGTATAGGCTTAATTATTGGATTATCTATTTGGGGATGGCGTGTTATTGAAACTATAGGATGTAAAATTACTGAGCTTACGCCTTCTCGAGGATTTTCTGTAGGACTAGGAGCTGCAATTACTATTGCTCTAGCATCAGCATTAGGGTTACCCATATCCACAACACATGTGGTTGTTGGTGCTGTATTAGGTATAGGTCTTGCCAGGGGGATTCACGCGATTAATTTAAATATTATTAAAGATATCATCATGTCCTGGTTTATTACCCTGCCAGCAGGAGCTATACTCTCTATTCTATTTTTCTTTGCTTTAAGAGTGCTTTTCCATTAA
- a CDS encoding phosphoglycerate kinase — protein MDRLTVRDLSPEEQKVLVRVDFNVPIKDGKILDDIRIRSAMPTINYLLQKRAAVILMSHLGRPQGNGFEEKYSLQPIVEVLEGYLGHHVPLALACVGEVARQAVAQLSPGRVLLLENLRFHYGEEHPEEDPKFAAELSSYGDLYVNDAFGTSHRKHASVYTVPQAFPGKAAAGFLMEKELEFLGNHLLISPKRPFTAILGGAKVSSKIGVIEALLSQVDNLLLAGGMGFTFLKALGKSLGNSLVEESGVELARRVIELAEKNKVRIFLPSDVKIAKTCAPGVSWQEASIGQGIPQGFQGLDIGTKTVQEFCKIIDASATVFWNGPVGVYEVPPFDQGSMAIANCLARHPSAITVVGGGDAAAVVALAGCSTQVSHVSTGGGASLEFLEKGFLPGTEVLSPAPENTKDSASD, from the coding sequence ATGGATAGGTTAACAGTCAGAGATCTCTCCCCAGAAGAACAAAAAGTATTGGTACGGGTTGATTTTAATGTCCCCATTAAAGATGGAAAAATTCTCGATGATATACGCATTCGTAGTGCTATGCCTACGATTAATTACTTATTACAAAAGCGTGCTGCTGTCATTTTAATGAGCCATTTAGGGCGTCCTCAGGGGAATGGGTTTGAAGAGAAGTATTCACTACAGCCGATTGTTGAGGTTCTCGAGGGCTATTTGGGACACCATGTTCCCTTGGCTCTTGCTTGTGTAGGAGAAGTCGCTCGCCAAGCTGTAGCGCAGTTATCTCCGGGTAGAGTCTTATTACTAGAAAATTTACGATTTCATTATGGAGAAGAACATCCAGAAGAAGATCCCAAGTTTGCGGCAGAGTTATCTTCTTACGGGGATTTGTATGTGAATGATGCTTTTGGGACTTCTCATAGGAAACATGCTTCTGTTTACACAGTGCCTCAAGCTTTCCCTGGAAAAGCAGCTGCAGGTTTCCTCATGGAAAAGGAACTAGAATTTCTTGGTAACCATTTGTTAATTTCTCCTAAACGTCCCTTTACTGCCATTCTAGGTGGAGCGAAAGTATCATCAAAAATTGGTGTTATCGAAGCTCTGTTATCTCAAGTAGATAATCTCTTACTGGCAGGCGGTATGGGATTTACTTTTTTAAAAGCTTTAGGAAAATCCTTAGGCAATTCTCTAGTTGAAGAGTCAGGTGTAGAACTAGCGCGGCGTGTAATCGAACTTGCTGAAAAAAACAAAGTGCGTATTTTCTTACCTAGTGACGTTAAAATTGCTAAGACATGTGCTCCCGGAGTTTCTTGGCAAGAAGCGTCGATAGGACAGGGGATTCCCCAAGGTTTTCAAGGTCTAGATATTGGAACAAAAACAGTTCAAGAATTTTGTAAGATTATTGACGCCTCAGCTACAGTATTTTGGAATGGCCCTGTTGGAGTTTATGAAGTTCCTCCGTTTGATCAAGGATCTATGGCTATTGCGAATTGCTTAGCTCGCCATCCTTCAGCTATTACAGTCGTGGGGGGAGGAGATGCTGCTGCTGTTGTTGCGTTGGCGGGGTGTTCGACTCAGGTATCTCACGTATCCACAGGGGGAGGGGCGTCTCTTGAGTTTTTAGAAAAAGGCTTTTTACCAGGGACAGAAGTTCTCTCTCCTGCTCCGGAAAATACAAAGGATTCTGCTTCGGATTAG
- the semD gene encoding SemD/SinC family type III secretion system effector produces MGINPSHRGGNNDLWISRTPDHGEETQGSQSVSGELGSHRISTSGKGTSTGILSRIASTVRSFFSIFTRSSAGKGGKASTESSIRSRLSVEATGDARATEGAARGLQKKGYTPGKPVSIPTVPTPTDTDSTGSSSSIPIVEGLKSHLEASAQSRQEQVSKLADQIKSRWTNLENTDEVNYTVTGLQTLVGGLANTRRALTRELQLTRSGANDSTIDEMKTLSQSLWSYAAKDHDQNGESELFSLLVHLSFGGPSLDSSTTIQDYADDLVDLHSEDGFLDEQAQDMLSEFAEKMDSLRSSSLNDANRAWANFINRGEVAVRGVANRELAANVGKYDHADMQENVEWNLSALTSLQQLDPDVFVTTMGVLASDVL; encoded by the coding sequence ATGGGAATTAATCCAAGTCATCGTGGAGGAAATAACGACCTATGGATTTCCAGGACGCCTGATCACGGAGAAGAGACGCAAGGATCCCAGTCTGTATCAGGGGAATTGGGTTCTCATAGGATTTCTACATCAGGTAAGGGAACATCCACAGGTATATTAAGTAGAATTGCTTCTACTGTACGGTCATTCTTTAGTATTTTTACTAGAAGTTCTGCTGGTAAAGGGGGCAAAGCTTCCACAGAATCTTCCATAAGATCGCGTCTTTCTGTAGAAGCTACGGGTGATGCGCGAGCAACAGAAGGTGCAGCGAGAGGATTACAAAAAAAGGGATATACTCCAGGGAAACCTGTTTCTATCCCAACAGTTCCTACACCAACAGATACAGATAGTACAGGCTCTTCTTCTTCTATTCCTATCGTTGAGGGATTAAAATCTCATTTAGAAGCAAGTGCACAGTCAAGACAAGAACAAGTATCCAAACTAGCAGATCAAATAAAATCTCGTTGGACAAATTTAGAAAATACAGACGAGGTGAATTATACAGTAACAGGTTTACAAACACTAGTTGGGGGATTAGCTAATACACGTCGAGCTTTGACTAGAGAATTACAGTTAACACGATCTGGTGCGAATGATTCTACTATTGATGAGATGAAAACACTATCCCAATCACTTTGGAGTTACGCTGCTAAAGATCATGATCAAAATGGGGAATCAGAATTATTTAGCTTGTTGGTCCACCTATCTTTTGGGGGTCCCTCCTTGGATTCTTCTACTACAATACAAGATTATGCGGATGACCTTGTTGATCTCCATAGTGAAGATGGATTTTTAGATGAACAGGCACAGGATATGCTTTCTGAATTTGCAGAGAAGATGGACAGTTTAAGAAGTAGTTCATTGAATGATGCGAATCGCGCATGGGCAAATTTTATTAACAGAGGCGAAGTCGCTGTGCGGGGGGTTGCTAACCGAGAATTAGCAGCCAATGTAGGTAAATATGATCATGCGGATATGCAAGAAAATGTCGAATGGAATTTATCTGCATTAACTTCATTGCAACAACTTGATCCTGATGTATTTGTAACGACCATGGGAGTCTTAGCTTCGGATGTTTTATAG